Proteins encoded together in one Streptomyces umbrinus window:
- a CDS encoding ATP-binding protein, with amino-acid sequence MNAPPALELDLLALPKVAPDLRRTVRRHLGTPCADVQLCVTELVGNVVRHVGEGTPVRVRVARMDGDSGRIRVEVTDPDPRALPVLLRATGDDESGRGLALLDAVALRWGVERGTVGKTVWCELQEAW; translated from the coding sequence GTGAACGCCCCGCCCGCTCTCGAACTCGACCTGCTCGCCCTCCCCAAGGTCGCACCCGACCTGCGCCGTACCGTCCGCCGGCACCTGGGTACCCCGTGCGCCGACGTCCAACTCTGCGTCACGGAGCTGGTCGGGAACGTCGTCCGGCACGTGGGGGAGGGGACCCCCGTCCGCGTACGGGTGGCTCGCATGGACGGTGACAGCGGCCGGATCCGGGTCGAGGTGACGGACCCCGACCCGCGCGCCCTGCCCGTCCTCCTGCGTGCGACGGGGGACGACGAGTCGGGGCGGGGGCTGGCGCTGCTGGACGCGGTGGCACTGCGGTGGGGTGTGGAGCGGGGGACGGTCGGCAAGACGGTGTGGTGCGAGCTGCAGGAGGCGTGGTGA
- a CDS encoding IS110 family transposase yields MARQDVKDEVLYLRAAGLDLGKRFLLACVRTPCLKRPGTWTLETERFATTPAEIRRLLAWLLERRVEVVVLEATSDYWRHLYYTLQPHLNLMLVNPAHLKGIRGRKSDPSDAAFLARAGASGMVMGSFVPEREIRELRDLTRRRTQLITARGQEAQRLEKELEDTGMKLSSVLSDITGASGRAIINALIGGERDPQALADLAIRRARSKIPALVEALDGTFTEHHAFMCRHYLDEIDHLTATADQLDQRITALLTRLEHNKDIENLDTIPGIGPAAAEIIIAETGGDMTQFATAGHLASWIGVCPGMNESAGVTKSARTRNGNSNLKRLLGIAAMSVTRNKDCYLSAYYRRIAARRGRQRALVAVMRKLAVAIWHILRHKTRYQDLGADYFTRRDPERAMRRMTKEANRLGLTVRFEPIAATA; encoded by the coding sequence ATGGCCAGACAGGACGTGAAGGACGAGGTCCTCTATCTGCGGGCGGCGGGGCTGGATCTGGGCAAGCGGTTCCTGCTGGCGTGCGTACGCACGCCGTGCTTGAAGCGGCCGGGAACCTGGACGCTGGAGACCGAGCGGTTCGCCACCACCCCGGCCGAGATCCGGCGTCTGCTGGCCTGGCTACTCGAGCGCCGGGTCGAGGTGGTGGTGCTCGAGGCCACCTCGGACTACTGGCGCCACCTCTACTACACCTTGCAGCCGCATCTGAACCTGATGCTGGTCAACCCGGCCCACCTCAAGGGCATTCGGGGGCGCAAGAGCGACCCCAGCGACGCCGCGTTCCTGGCCCGGGCGGGCGCCTCGGGCATGGTGATGGGCTCCTTCGTGCCCGAGCGGGAGATCCGCGAACTGCGGGACCTGACCCGCCGCCGCACGCAGCTCATCACGGCACGCGGGCAGGAGGCCCAGCGGCTGGAGAAGGAACTCGAGGACACCGGCATGAAGCTGTCCTCGGTGCTCAGCGACATCACCGGGGCCAGCGGACGCGCCATCATCAACGCACTGATCGGCGGCGAGCGTGACCCCCAGGCGCTGGCCGACCTGGCCATCCGGCGGGCCCGCAGCAAGATCCCGGCCCTGGTTGAGGCACTGGACGGCACGTTCACCGAGCACCACGCGTTCATGTGCCGGCACTACCTCGACGAGATCGACCACCTCACCGCCACGGCCGACCAGCTGGACCAGCGGATCACCGCGCTGCTGACCCGCCTGGAGCACAACAAGGACATCGAGAACCTGGACACCATCCCCGGCATCGGCCCCGCGGCGGCTGAGATCATCATCGCTGAGACCGGTGGGGACATGACCCAGTTCGCCACCGCCGGCCATCTCGCCTCCTGGATCGGGGTCTGCCCGGGCATGAACGAATCCGCCGGCGTCACCAAATCCGCCCGTACCCGCAACGGCAACAGCAACCTGAAACGGCTGTTGGGCATCGCCGCGATGTCGGTGACCCGGAACAAGGACTGCTATCTCAGCGCCTACTACCGGCGCATCGCCGCCCGCCGCGGACGACAGCGGGCCCTGGTCGCGGTGATGCGCAAACTCGCCGTCGCGATCTGGCACATCCTCCGCCACAAGACCCGCTACCAGGACCTCGGCGCCGACTACTTCACCCGCCGCGACCCTGAACGCGCCATGCGTCGCATGACCAAGGAAGCCAACCGCCTCGGCCTCACCGTCCGCTTCGAGCCCATCGCAGCAACGGCCTGA
- a CDS encoding fic family toxin-antitoxin system, toxin component has product MSVQVDLAWILEVARRAGVDDPGIDDYGVPVAAVERHRAVLVGQDIYHGAYAKAAALAHSLGRMQWLERSNLRVAVAVAHAYLVAAGVPSKLDQERVSALVVELKKDGCTVRGVAAVLKNWAV; this is encoded by the coding sequence GTGAGCGTGCAGGTTGATCTCGCCTGGATCCTGGAAGTCGCCCGACGGGCCGGTGTGGACGATCCGGGTATCGACGACTACGGCGTGCCGGTCGCCGCCGTTGAGCGTCACCGTGCGGTCCTTGTCGGCCAGGACATCTATCACGGTGCGTACGCCAAGGCAGCGGCCCTTGCGCATTCGCTGGGGCGTATGCAGTGGCTGGAGCGTTCGAATCTGCGGGTCGCTGTGGCGGTGGCCCATGCCTACCTGGTCGCTGCGGGTGTGCCGTCCAAGCTGGACCAGGAGCGGGTCAGCGCGCTGGTGGTCGAGCTGAAGAAGGACGGCTGCACTGTGCGTGGTGTCGCGGCGGTGTTGAAGAACTGGGCGGTTTGA